The following proteins come from a genomic window of Microbacterium sulfonylureivorans:
- a CDS encoding glycosyltransferase, translated as MPARVHAILVVRPDGRTPAAHHLRRTLAAVAEQTRPVDVLTIVLCGGDDVLADVARSAPAESVVTAPASTGYAAAIALVTPRLDGDALWLLAQDTAPEREALARLAGALELAPSVACIGPKVVRWDDRSEIVSLGTGMTRLGRTVGLADGELDQGQHDGRDDVLGADVRGLLVRADAWRELGGLDPALLGADEGLDLGVRAHLAGARVSLAPSAIVAAAGDGVAGLPTPLTGQRRRRATFASRVAQLHRRLVYAHVLAVPLLWLAILPLALWRTVVDLVRKEPGSILPEWGAAVTAMVRPVAIARSRRRLSSSKRSSWAQLAPLRTTGTELRQRFGDDGDEPPAAGHRRGELRFLAGGGAWLVLGALVVSVAAFPALLAWPVLGGGALQPLRNTVAQLRADAAFGQRALGLDTIGPADPFAAVIGILGSLSPGEPSRAIVVLWILALPLAALGGWFAATRVTDRSMLRLTGGVLWALSPTLLAALTQGRPSAVLAHLLLPWLFVAGSVAHRSWAGAGATSLLLAAVIAVAPSLAPALAVVWAASIALAVVLRAGRGVARLIWTIIPTLVVATPLVWSAIRRGEVWGLLSDPGMPWAGPQVAADPVGRALLAAGIPTPDVAGWATLIPGAPTWWVPLLVAPLALLALAAPLTQRWAAGIVLLALAALGLATAFAAVGLSVSFEQSLPVPIWPGCGLSLAWLGMLGGAIVTLDAGLAPKLSLVRGLTAAAVVAAIAVLAVPALTAMARGTASLANGPESTLPAYVAAEGRDDPDVGTIVLTPQNAGGVSARVVWGGSETLGGQTTLLSTRTEPSPEDAAIADIAADLVTSSAENVVSDLAGHGVGFVLLAPALSPESDAARAMRLSATTSLDQRDTLDAVGETEKGTLWRVTTEVAARPGVPASVPATAGLIAAAQFAVLAAALLLAVPTAASRREARRTPRVVGPHWQEGR; from the coding sequence TGCTCGCCCAGGACACGGCTCCCGAGCGCGAGGCGCTGGCCCGCCTGGCAGGCGCGCTCGAGCTCGCGCCGTCCGTGGCGTGCATCGGACCCAAGGTCGTCCGCTGGGACGATCGCTCCGAGATCGTGTCACTCGGCACCGGGATGACGCGGCTCGGCCGGACCGTCGGGCTCGCCGACGGCGAGCTCGATCAGGGCCAGCACGACGGACGTGACGACGTGCTGGGCGCCGACGTGCGAGGGCTGCTGGTCCGCGCCGACGCGTGGCGCGAGCTCGGCGGCCTCGACCCCGCGCTCCTCGGCGCCGACGAAGGGCTCGATCTGGGCGTGCGAGCGCACCTCGCCGGCGCTCGCGTGTCGCTCGCGCCCTCGGCGATCGTCGCCGCGGCCGGCGACGGCGTCGCGGGGCTGCCCACCCCGCTGACCGGGCAGCGTCGCCGGCGCGCGACGTTCGCCTCGCGCGTGGCGCAGCTGCACCGGCGACTGGTCTACGCCCATGTCCTGGCCGTCCCGCTCCTGTGGCTCGCGATCCTCCCGCTCGCGCTGTGGCGCACGGTGGTCGACCTGGTCCGCAAGGAGCCCGGCAGCATCCTCCCGGAGTGGGGCGCCGCGGTGACGGCCATGGTGCGGCCGGTCGCGATCGCCCGGTCGCGCCGCAGACTGTCCTCGTCCAAGCGTTCGTCATGGGCCCAGCTCGCCCCGCTTCGCACCACCGGCACCGAGCTGCGGCAGCGGTTCGGGGACGACGGTGACGAACCTCCGGCGGCCGGGCACCGCCGCGGTGAGCTGCGGTTCCTCGCCGGCGGTGGCGCGTGGCTCGTGCTCGGGGCGCTCGTCGTGTCCGTCGCGGCCTTCCCGGCCCTCCTGGCGTGGCCTGTGCTCGGCGGAGGCGCGCTGCAGCCGCTGCGGAACACGGTGGCGCAGCTGCGGGCCGATGCAGCTTTCGGCCAGCGGGCACTCGGGCTCGACACGATCGGACCGGCCGACCCGTTCGCCGCCGTCATCGGGATCCTCGGGTCTCTCTCGCCGGGGGAGCCGTCGCGCGCGATCGTCGTGCTGTGGATCCTCGCGCTCCCGCTCGCCGCCCTCGGCGGATGGTTCGCGGCGACGCGCGTGACCGATCGCTCGATGCTGCGACTGACCGGCGGTGTGCTGTGGGCGCTGTCCCCGACTCTGCTGGCCGCGCTGACCCAGGGCCGGCCGTCCGCCGTGCTCGCGCATCTCCTCCTGCCGTGGCTCTTCGTCGCCGGCTCCGTCGCTCACCGCTCGTGGGCGGGGGCGGGCGCGACATCCCTGCTCCTCGCGGCGGTGATCGCGGTGGCGCCGTCACTCGCTCCGGCGCTCGCCGTGGTGTGGGCGGCGTCGATCGCCCTCGCCGTCGTCCTGCGGGCGGGGCGCGGCGTCGCCCGTCTGATCTGGACCATCATCCCGACCCTCGTCGTGGCGACCCCGCTGGTGTGGAGCGCGATCCGCCGCGGCGAGGTCTGGGGCCTCCTGTCCGACCCGGGCATGCCCTGGGCGGGACCGCAGGTCGCCGCCGACCCTGTCGGGCGCGCGCTCCTCGCCGCCGGGATCCCCACCCCCGACGTCGCCGGCTGGGCGACGCTCATCCCCGGCGCACCGACGTGGTGGGTTCCGCTTCTCGTCGCCCCGCTGGCGCTGCTGGCGCTGGCGGCTCCGCTCACGCAGCGCTGGGCGGCGGGCATCGTGCTGCTCGCCCTCGCCGCGCTCGGGCTCGCGACGGCGTTCGCGGCGGTCGGGCTCTCGGTCTCGTTCGAACAGTCGCTCCCTGTTCCGATCTGGCCGGGCTGCGGGCTGAGCCTCGCCTGGCTCGGCATGCTGGGCGGCGCGATCGTGACGCTCGACGCAGGGCTCGCGCCGAAGCTCTCACTCGTTCGCGGGCTGACGGCCGCCGCCGTGGTCGCGGCGATCGCAGTCCTCGCCGTGCCGGCGCTCACCGCGATGGCGCGGGGGACCGCGTCGCTTGCCAACGGGCCCGAGAGCACGCTCCCGGCCTACGTCGCGGCGGAGGGCCGCGACGATCCGGATGTCGGGACGATCGTGCTCACACCGCAGAACGCCGGCGGGGTGTCGGCACGCGTGGTGTGGGGCGGCAGCGAGACCCTCGGCGGGCAGACCACGCTCCTCTCGACGCGCACCGAGCCGTCGCCGGAGGACGCGGCGATCGCCGACATCGCCGCGGACCTCGTGACCTCGTCGGCCGAGAACGTCGTGTCGGACCTCGCCGGGCATGGGGTCGGCTTCGTGCTGCTGGCTCCCGCGCTTTCCCCGGAGTCGGATGCCGCGCGCGCGATGCGGCTGTCCGCGACGACGTCCCTCGACCAGCGCGACACGCTCGACGCCGTGGGTGAGACCGAGAAGGGCACCCTCTGGCGGGTGACGACCGAGGTCGCCGCCCGACCGGGCGTCCCGGCGTCTGTGCCTGCGACCGCCGGCCTCATCGCGGCCGCGCAGTTCGCGGTCCTCGCCGCAGCGCTGCTCCTCGCGGTGCCGACGGCGGCGTCACGGCGCGAGGCGCGGCGCACGCCGCGGGTCGTGGGACCGCATTGGCAGGAGGGGCGATGA